The Helianthus annuus cultivar XRQ/B chromosome 15, HanXRQr2.0-SUNRISE, whole genome shotgun sequence genomic sequence TCAATATTTGAATAATTCATGGTTGTTTGTTGCCTGATGATTTAAAGATAATTTAATCCATTAAAATTGATttcttttataataatatatatatagtatagattcgATTAAAGCTATAATATGTAATCCTTAATTGTAAGTGGGTCAGTTTGATGGTGGGCTAGGTTGAAACAAACAAAAATTAGGTCTAAGCCCATATGCGGTGTCAACTTGTTAAGTAATCGAAAGAATAATTtgacactttatttatttatttatttatttatttatttatttatttatttattagagTTATTATGAGTAAAATATTTTAGCCACTAAAACTTGAAcatatatttttgaaaatttcatAATCTACACGTTAATCCTATTTTGGGAATCTTAttgtttgttaagaaatcaaaataATAATTTGAAATTATTAATTTTCTCAAGACATACCTTGAGCTTGCAATGGCATTGAAATTGTCTACATTAACATTTGGATCCCGTATTTTAGATATTTTACTTGATAAAGTCAGGTTTGCACAACAAAAATTGAGTGATCGGATGTGCATTCATTAAACAATCTTTAGACATGATCTTCTTTGCTAGggtaatcgttcaaattttccgCCAATACTCAATCTCAAACGCAAAAATACTGATCTACTTCTAGGCAGGTGATTAGGTAAGTTGCGCGACTTCATATAACTAAGTTTTTTCATTAGCCGTTTTGGAACAGAATGCTTCCCTATAACGAAATCGTTTGTTTTTTTATGCTATAACTTTTTCTtattatcacgaaaaccaaactttgtattaatatgttattattagttttttattagttttttatgATACagctttttttttcttatttggtatataaaattaggtttattcaacccgtgtaatacataaggttttaaaaaaataacttttttttattatttactatacaaaattacatttatttaacccatgtattacacaagatttttaaagatataactttttttttttaatatttggtatataaattacATTTGTTAAATCCAaacaatacacgagttttttaagaatatattatttttattatttagtatataaaattacaattagtaaacccgtgtaatacacggggtctAACCTAGTGTTAATATAAAAATAATGTACTCAGTGGTCTATAATGCTTCACAAAAAAAGAAGATTTTAGCACATAATGTATTGTATATTTTTTTTGTGCACGCCAATTGGATTGGATGTACCTGGACACTAAATATAATTAACAATAATGCTTATGTGCTTGTATGTTTTTTAAGCAGTAAATTGACAATGCACCTAACCTAACCAACTCTGGAGTTTAATAATAATTTAATGAGTAAACTATCAAAATATTCTCTGAGATTTGGTCACTTTTGttactttagtccaaaacttaaatcttttgaatctgggtccatgtgctttcaattttgttgtcatttttatccaaaagcaaaatctggtcagatttttcagtgaACATCTAgctattttttgtctttttcctccctttaaTGAAGGGTAAAATGGTTAGATTTTTTTAATTCGTTATAATAAAACGctaaaagaccattttaccctttactaaagggaggaaaaagaccaaaaaactggatgttaactgaaaaatctgaccagattttgcttttggatgaaaatgacaacaaaatcgAAACCACAGgaacccagattcaaaaggtttgagttttgaactaaagtgacaaaagtgaccaaacttCAAGACCATTTTGATAGTTTACTCTAATTTAATAGTCCCTACTTATCAAGTGACTTATTTTCAAGTTAACTCAAAACACACATGAGATAGTTACCATATTCTCATTAACTTATTATCATCCTCATTAAATTCTTAATGCTATTTGTTAAACATGTAACCAGGTTGTTTTAGACAACgtaaggatttttttttttagtttaatagAACACGTGTCAACACATGTCTCGTGGTTACGCTCTACcgttttgtattgtattgtatcatttGCTTTGGCCATCTATAAGACTATAACTATTTAGGGATTTTTTCACATAATATAATTTTCTAGTGGTCCGTATAAATATTTGTTAGGCCTCACTCTTTTGTATTGTAATATTTGAAATATTGAGAAAAAAACTTAAGCATGAAAAACTTCAGAAGAGAGCGTAAAAGAAAGTTCGGAGTCCTTAAAGAAAAGGTCGAGAGACTCAACCACTAGAAGATAATAAATACAAACACTCAACGTTTATATTGGAAAAATTCTTTCGATGTCACCCCAAAGCCTAATGAAAGTACATGCAAGATCATTCTATGTCCTAAGGCTGATAGTACGATGTATATACTCCATTAGCTACAAGCGTCAATATCACAACCGTCCGAGCATAGTTGCCCCCTCATCGCAGTACTATTTAAGCTGGCATCTAGGATTGGTCGTCCGCGGCGGCGTTGTCGTCGTCGTcctcagtaaatctcaccaatagcaaagctaaggtagggtctgaggagggtaagatgtagacagccttacttCTACCCCGtgggaatagagagactgcttccaatgagaccccgGCTCAACATCTAGGATTGGTATGACACCTTAATTCAAATAAAGCATGTGTGTGAAAGTTGTCTCTCGCAAAAAAACAAATTGTTCTTCATACATTTCTTTATAGTTattgtttgaatatttgaaaactTTTGATGGTATAAGTGATCAATTCTTATATGAAAGATTACCAAGTCTTCCAGTTACATGATTGTGTTCGATCTCACTTTCTGTAAAGTATTATTGTTTATACTAGGAGAGAAGGATGTTGGGTAGGCCATcaaataaaattaaaagaaaGGGACATGaaggtgaaaagaaaaaaaaggtatAAATACGTATCAAGTACAGGAAGTACATAAGATATTGAGCTCGGGTACCCACTATCTGACCGGGAACACCCTTGCCGGTGTCCCGGTAGGAGAGATGCACAAGAGAGAGGTGACGGGTATGTTAGGCAGGTAACACTGCCGATAGGAGGGGTTGTCGGGTGGTGATGTGCAGGTAGTCGAGGTGGCGGGCTGCGATTGGTGCGTGGAGGATGTTCTCAGCTTACCTTAAACTGACCTATGTTCATATggtgcagcttgttgcccgtAGACCTTCTATTTCTAATTCTCATTAATTCAGAATTGATATGATTtgatatgaaaaagaacaaataacAATATTGCTGAAGTCTAATTCATGATATTGAATTAAATTTCGAAACAGTAAACATATATCCACAACTTTGACACGACATCATGCGTCATGGTTGTAGGTATTTCATTACGTTTATTGACGATTTATAATCCAATATAGAGGCTTGTGTAAAATCTGATTGTCTATTTTCCTTCCGGAAATTTAAAAAGGAATGTTGTATGTCGAATGCGAATGCAAACTACTTCAGTAAAAATGCAGTAGAAAGGCATAATGTCGAGATCTGATTCTCTACTAAACAGCATCACTCGGGACATCAGCACCGCTTGGAATTTTCCCAGGAAAGTTGGTCTTTGAAGTGTCTGATCCGATCATGCTGCAGAATACAAGATGATTCGTGAGGCgggctttatttaaaaaaaatgaaattataaAAAAAGATATTCTCGTGTAATTTAGATTACCTTCGATCAACAATGACCATTGAACGAAGCTCACAGTTGCTGAAGCTGAGTACAACAAAATTGCAATAAATAGAGTTATTTTTTATCTCTGATCGGGATTAAAAGGAAATGAGTTAGATGGGTCAAGTGGGTCGAAAGTCGCCCACTTTTTTAATGCATAAAACCTATCGAATAACAAGAAAATTAATGAAAGTATTTGGCACACTAACTATTTAAACAAAGAGAAAATCACGAAAATAATCATTTTCTTTGGTGTGTTATACCTACATAACCATGTCAGAAACAAATCAATCATTTCAGCCATGAGAAACAAACAACTTCACGCGCGTATCATACTCTTTTGCATCAATATTATGATATGCGGCACCAGATCGCGTATAGATTCGCGTATACATTGCTACCTGAGTACTTGAGTAGGCGAGTATAGATATGTGTATGTGTTATTATTTGCATATTGAATGaaaatatttagggtttaggcAAGTAAAAATAGATACACCACCAAAGATATTTTCCTATCTCATTGCTATATGCGTGAAATTGTTCTACCATGACCATAGAGGTATAACACactcaaaaaaaccattttggGGTCCCATATTcacaatttcaaaaatttttaccCCAAGAACAGAACATTTACAATCAAATTGCAATAACtgataaaatattaaataatcAACTTACTGTTTGGACATTTCTTTCTTTAGTGTGGGATGGCAATCATCTCCATATGCACCAAGCATATGATATAGAAAACCACTGTGAGTAACAACCGCAATCTCCTTCTCTTCCCGTGTCAACAGCCTGCATAATTTTTAGGTCAAAACAAAATGTGTGTGAGAGACAGGGCAACGAGCTgattttttaaatcatttaaaaataattaaatgttTAAACATTCCAAAATTATTCTCAAACACCCAATCATGTGAGACTTCAAATTCTCATAATATCTTAAAtaggtttaaaaaaaaattagaataaGAAGTCACCATTGCATAAACTTCACACCCCTGGCTGCAAGGTCTTCATCCTTTTCTCTAATATCCTTGGTCCACAAAACATCGTCTTCATTTTCTATCTGAATAAAACATGAAACAGAAAACAATATACGTTTAGCAGGCGAAATAACCTTAGACTACATTGTAGCTTAGAACGGATAAGATTATATAAGAAGAGATGTGATGCATTTTATACTCAAGTAACATACCAAAGAAAAATCAATTGCTGGGAACATGGGTTTGTATTCGCTTATACTTCTCCTCCTATCGCAAGGATGAACACCCTACGGGAATTGCGATGATATGAGTTCAGAAACATATAAATAACTTTGAAGCTCACTAGAATGACAAATTGTGTAGGTGGAAGAATGTGCTAGAATTTATAAAGTCGCATACCAGATGTTCTCGACAAAGCTCCATAGCAATGAACGGAGGACAATTTAGGCTTGAAATTGCAGGACGGTTACTACTGCCCGTATTTTCTGCCATTAGCAGAGGCACATCAATCCCATTAGCAGACGCTTCACCTCCAAACGCACCAACTGCTGTTTGCATAGTCCTACAAGCACAACAGTTAGTGCGCTTCTAGCCTTTCAGAACATGTTACAGTTATCTTCTACTTCAATTTTATACAGTAAATTAATCTTAGAGAAAGGGTCAAAATGGGTTCACAGGTAATTTTTTGTAATATTTTGCTTAAGTTTCAAAACTTTAATTTATAATTAATGCATTAATTGTTTTTACAGAAACAATTTTATTACAATAATAATCTAAATCCTTCAATATAAATATAGCCACATAGGAGGTTGTATAAGCCATACAAATGGATTTTTAGGTGACGCTAATCCTGTTTGACTTCTTCCCTTTTAGGTAAAGATTttagtttgacccgtttgagataaaaTGCAACCCAAATCAAGCCCATCACAAATAATAGTGCTAAAACTTCCTCCAAAGAAAAATAATATTGAAATGCCTTGGATAATAAACAATAAACCTCATTCTTATTCATGTGAAATGATAGGGGAGAAAGTACCTGAGCAAAGGTGAAACTACAACCAATTCAATATTTTTGGAAAGTCCAGATGCATGAACGTGCTTCCGTAGATTATCTACCTGTTGGACATATATCAAAGTTAATATGGAGGTTTTACAGATAAAACTGCATGGATCAGAACCTAAAAATTGTAAAATTCTAACTTCAAGTTGTTTTTAAGATTGGGACCTTTAAAGGGGATTGGCAGTTGTTACATTTCATTATAATTTTCTGGTTATTGTTTATGTAACGAATTTAATATTCATATGACCCCCTATTTCCACCAGCTGCATACAGCATACGTCTTGACTTGCTTAAAAGCCTCAAGGGAAACTGGTCAAACAGATTGAAAGTCTCCTGAAGTCTACTTTTATAACATACAACATCCTAAATAATTTGTGTTAAAATATTATAACTATTACTGTAATAATATTGCATTGTAACCATTAAAAACGCATTGATGACTTCCAAAATTTTGGATAAGTGTGTGCAGGTCAACCTAATCGGAAGCTGTCACTTTCGAAGGGTACTAAATGACCCATCCAGTCATCATGCCACCACTAGTAATCACCTACAAAAGTAACATGCATATCAAGGTGCTCGAACCTGTTTCCAACCAAGAGGGGTAAGATGTGCATCAAAGAGTTCCTCAGACATATATGCACTATGGTCCTTCTCTCCTGCCACATTGTGAACTCCTTGAGCATGCCTCACCTAGTACCATTAACCGTTAACACCACAAAATTTATGACCAGATCCATCAAAATACACCATGGAAGACAGGGGATTTGGgaataaaaaaaagaataaaaacatACCAGATGAATTGTTTTCGAGCGATGCAGGGGATATAGACCTTCATTGGCACTGGACGTCATTTCTGCAATTCATAGATAACCCAAAATCATAGGGATAACCACCAAATACTGAATAATCATTCTTTTATTGATGATATAGCAACCACCTATGTGCTAGGTTCGGTTTAAACAAAAGCAAGATGTGCAGCGTTTTGGTCCCAAAAGCCGTTGCTGTATGTGGGGCGCACATCTATTTACAACCATATAGGCTTTATTAACAGTCGGAAACAGCATATCTCTCATATGTTTTACATATAAACTTATTTATCAAGTAAACCTTTTAAAAATTATGCATCCCTAAGATTGTTTTTACATAGAAACCTCCTACAGACCCTAAATCTGACCAATTTTTGACCTAAAACTAAATGACACGCGCCTTTTGAAACCAAGGTGAATGGAACTTTAACAAGTTTACACATGAAAAGATGTCAAAATAATGATTTAATCAAAGGACTAGAATACATATAGCACGCAAAGAACGCTCTTCAATAATGGAACCAATAAGAACAAGGTGCTACAATAAGGCAAAGAACAATAACACAAACTGCACATCTAACTATTCATTTGCGGCCAACCAAAACCCCTAAAATCTTCCAAAATGACTTTCTACAAATACGTCTAATCATAAATTAGGTCACTGATTCACATCAAACAATGAAACTAGAACCAAAACACATCCACTATCCATCCAGTTACTTAAAAATCTACAAGTATCAACCATACAATCCCTAAAATAGTTTACTAACATATTAAAGTACTCTACAATTATTTCCGTTCACGAAGAAATATGTCACCAATTCACATCAAACAACGAAACTAGAACCAAAACACATCCACTATCCATCCAGTTACTTAAAATCTACAGATAACAACCACATAATCAATAAAATAGCTTATTAACAGATTAAAATATTCTACATATACTTCTCTTCATGAAGTACGTCACCGATTCACATCAAACAACTAAATTAATAGAAAAAAACTTATTAATATGTTCATATAACACATCACTAATTCACATCAAACAACGAAACTAGAACTAAAACGCATCCACAATTCATGCAGTTACTCGAAATCCACAAATATCAACCATACAATCACTAAAATCACAATTTCATCACATAAACTCCaacaaaacaaacacaaacacatagaaaattcaaaaaatagTCAGATTAGAAGTTCATACGAAGATATAAACACATCATTAAACATTAAAATCACAAAACACAAACAATATACACTTCGATTCCAAAAATAGTCAGATTAGAAGTTCATACGAAGATATAAACACATTATTCAACATCAAAATCACAAAACACAAACAATATACACTTCGATTCCAAAAATAGTCAGATTAGAAGTTCATACACAGATATAAACATATCATTCCACATCAAAATCACAAAATATACAAACAGATACATTTCGAAACTAAATATTGAATCAATTCACGAAAACAGATCAGATTACCAGAAAGTTCAGAGGATGAAGAACAGAGTAACCGCTCGGAACGACGTCGTATCGAGGGTGGTGGTGGAGAGAGACGTACACGTAGTTGTCCGATATTCAAGGGCAAATGCTGTTATTTTTCCGCTATTTagagatttatttattttattaattaattaaattacaTAAACTAAATTTgaaattaatataaataataatattatattacTAAATACGCCATTTGCTTCTGCAACTTGCTTGCGTGCGCCGTGTGCGATTTGTGCTCCCACACCCCCTTACTATGAAGGTAACATGGTGTACAAGTGAATAAGCGTAACGTACAACTGTTTGTTACTTTACGTGGTGGAAGTTTGTTGCAAACTGTACTGATGCTGACGTGCGCCGGATGTTAAGTGTTCCCCCCATGTTGTTGCTAACTTGCTATTAGttggcaattttttttttttttttttgaacggcaaatttggatcactgactgaccactggagtatcatcgtgccaccagtggaaccacccgatcatatccatctccactaggcataatgcctatacaccaattcaggaggaaacccaataaatatgggaaaacccccttgtggAATCGAACCCAGAACCTATTGGTTccaaagtcttatcccaccaccaagatgccaCTAAGCTAGTTGGCAATTAAGTGATAAACTGCTAGTTGATAGTTGGTACGGCGTCGTTTTGTAACAGggatattctttttttttttattagtttgaTTCGGCGTCGTTTTGGTAACAGGCATATTCTATTATTCTTCAAGCATGTGTGTATACTGGTGTCAAATCGAATATTTTGAATTCCTTGTTTATAGGTAATTCTATTAAAGAATGTTTTTTTCTTCCGATTTTATGGGTTagaatttttaataaaataatag encodes the following:
- the LOC110912059 gene encoding phosphoglycerate mutase-like protein 1 isoform X2, encoding MTSSANEGLYPLHRSKTIHLVRHAQGVHNVAGEKDHSAYMSEELFDAHLTPLGWKQVDNLRKHVHASGLSKNIELVVVSPLLRTMQTAVGAFGGEASANGIDVPLLMAENTGSSNRPAISSLNCPPFIAMELCREHLGVHPCDRRRSISEYKPMFPAIDFSLIENEDDVLWTKDIREKDEDLAARGVKFMQWLLTREEKEIAVVTHSGFLYHMLGAYGDDCHPTLKKEMSKHFSNCELRSMVIVDRSMIGSDTSKTNFPGKIPSGADVPSDAV
- the LOC110912059 gene encoding phosphoglycerate mutase-like protein isoform X1, whose product is MAYLHLPLNIGQLRVRLSPPPPSIRRRSERLLCSSSSELSEMTSSANEGLYPLHRSKTIHLVRHAQGVHNVAGEKDHSAYMSEELFDAHLTPLGWKQVDNLRKHVHASGLSKNIELVVVSPLLRTMQTAVGAFGGEASANGIDVPLLMAENTGSSNRPAISSLNCPPFIAMELCREHLGVHPCDRRRSISEYKPMFPAIDFSLIENEDDVLWTKDIREKDEDLAARGVKFMQWLLTREEKEIAVVTHSGFLYHMLGAYGDDCHPTLKKEMSKHFSNCELRSMVIVDRSMIGSDTSKTNFPGKIPSGADVPSDAV